The Intestinibaculum porci DNA window AGTTTGCAGTCTTTAAATACCGAGATTTATGAAAAATGGCTGCCCAGTGAAGGGCTCAAACATGGCGCAATGCGTGACATGATCATTGAAGTGTACAGTGATCAGGATCCTGCATCACCAGCTTACGAATGTGCGATTTGGATGCCCGTTTTAAAAGGTGCACAGCTGTAAAGAAAAAATACAAATAATCATAATTTACTACGTTTTGGGAGGATCGTTTATTTTATGAATATTGTAAATATGCAGAAAAATCAGGAAATGATGAAAAATATTAAGGATATAAAGGCAATTATTGATGATGCCAAAAAACATAAGGATAAGCATGCGCTGACCTTACGTAATTGGCTGCTAGGTAAAACTCTTGTAGAAAAGGAATTTATCAAGCAATTTCATCAGGAAGGACTTTACTATTTATCTCACGAACTCATGCGTGTATATGGAGAAGGTTTTCAAATTGAATTTCTTTTAAACTGTATCCATTTTTATAAGCTATTCCCACAGTTTTCCAAAGACTATGCTTTAAAGAAGCCATTATTATCATGGCCGCATTACCAGCTTCTTTTACAGGTCTATGATCAAAAACAAAGAGCGTGGTATGAGCAGAAGGCGCTGATCCGTCAATGGGATACACGGAGTCTGCATTGGAATATTCTGATTGATTATTATGCCCAGGCGCATAATCGTTCACCGCAACGTGAAGAGAGCGTGCCGAGTCACTTATATGATGAAACCATCAATTATGAAAGTGAAGAGAATAACCTAAATATTCTTTCTGCTTTTTTACAAAATCTTAATGACTAGAGAGAAAGCTGAGGCTTTCTCTTTTTTAATGGAATATCCTTGACGATTTAAATGTAATATATATTATAAATAAGAAAAACAAGGAGGGATGAGCAATGTCGTTACAAATGGAAAATGCGGAGGCATTATACTTAAGAGGTATTCGTGATGGAGAAGTAGAAGAAGTTGTCCCTGATCGTCAGGAACTGACTAACTCCGGAAAATTCTAATCAAAGGCCAGTGATGGCCTTTTTAAAATGTAAAAAAGGTAAGAAACATATCATATTCCTTTTTTTGTTTGAAGGCTTATTGTGGCCTTTTTATGGCTCTTGTAGAATGAAAGGGAAAGGAGGAATTCTATGGACATACAAAACTTTCGCAAAGCCGTTTTCGCCATTGCAATTCCTGTCGCTTTGCAGTCAATGTTACAATCATCGTTCTCGATGATTGATCAGGTCATGGTCGGTCAGTTAGGCAAAAAAGCGATCGCCGGCGTAGAAATCGCTGGGAAGCCAGCCTTTATCTACGCTTTTATCGTCAATGCTATCTGCACCATTGCCGGAATAATGATTGCCCAGTATATCGGGCAAAAGGATCACTTATCAGAAGAAAAAGCTATCACCGTGAATGGTTTAGTCACCATTGTCTTTGGCTTTCTATTTACCGCTATTTCATTAGGCTTTACGCGACCGTTTCTTCATCTTTTTACCAAAGATGAACAGGTGATTCGCGAAGGGATGAAATACTTACGCATCATTGGCTATTCCTATATCCCATTAGGTTTAACAAGCTTATTAGCCGTGCCGATTCGCACCCATGGCAAGTCTCCCTGGCCGCTTTATGTCAGTATTCTCTCTGCCATCATCAATACCAGTCTCAATTATGTTTTGATCTTCGGCCATTTTGGGATGCCGCAATTAGGCATCACCGGCGCCGCAATTGCCAGCGTCATTTCTCAGCTTGTCAGTATGATTCTACTTACTTTCTTATTTTTGAAACTCTATGGCGCTTTTCATCCATCTCTTGCCTTGGGCAAAAAGCGCACCAAACAATATATCAAAATGTTAGCACCGGTGGTATTAAGTGAATTTTTATGGACGTTAGGGCAGAGTATGAATACTTTTGTCTATGGGCATATGGGTACCAGCGAATTAGCCGGCATGTCCTTGACGGGACCCGTGCAGGGCATGCTCATTGGCGCTTTAAGCGGTCTTTCTCAGGCGGCAGGTATTCTCATTGGTCAGTCCCTTGGGGAAAAACACTATGAAGAAGCTTATCACCATAGTAAAACTTTAATGCGTTATGGCTTTATTGGTTCGGCTGTTTTAGCTGTCGCTTTACTTATTTTCCGCACCCCCTACGTGGGTATTTATCAGGTTGATCATCATGTGCAATCGATCGGTTCTTCCCTGCTTTTGGTATTTGCCTTTCTGATGCCTATTAAAGTCGAAAATATGATCTTAGGCGGGGGGATTATTCGCAGCGGCGGTCTTACCCACTATATTATGTTCATCGATACGATTGGCACTTGGGGGGTAGGTGTCCCATTAGCTTTGCTTTCTGGCCTTGTTTTCCATTTACCGATTGTTTCTGTTTATTTGATTTTGTCGCAGGAAGAAGTTGTCAGACTGATTATTTCGATTATCATCTTCCGCTCCAAGAAATGGATGCATACGATCAATTAATAAAAAGTACGCAAAATGATAATTCTTTATTGAATTAAAAGAGAAATCGTGTCTATACTAGAGGCAGAGAAAGGAAGGCGTTTTATGAACGAAGATTTTTTCTGCCTCGATGATCATGATCATAAAGATCAAGTCATCTTTTATAAAAAGGATCGTGCAATGTATGTCAGTGAAAGCTACATTGAAGATATTTTTGGACAAAAAGATATTTGGCGCTCCCACTGGTGTGGTTTAACACGTGATTATAATACCTTATTTGGACCTTTTGCAACCTTACGCAGAGTCTTAGTGGATGCCAATGATTATTTAGAAGATCTCAAGCAGTATGACCTTAATAAAGTGAAGCATCCAGAAATCTTAAAACATATGCGGGCATTCTTTGAAGAAGCCGTAGAGCGTGATGAATATGTCTTTGTCCGTGAAGTCTAATCCTTTGTTTTTGTGATACAATAACAAGGAAAGGATGTGAAATCATGGCTATTCAACCATTAAATAAAGCGCACAGCACTCTTTATGGCCAAATCTATGCTGATGCTTTTAACGGTTCACCATGGTATGATCATTGGCAGGTCGCTGATGCGATCATTCATGTTGAAGAACTCATCCATACACCAACCGTTTATGGCCTAGAGTATGTTGCAAATGGTGAGGTCGCAGGCTTTATCTTAGGCTCATCGATGTTATTTTCTTATGGTCGCTTTTTTGAGATCAATGATCTAGCGGTCGCGCCTGCGTATCAGCACCAAGGCATTGGCCGGGCCTTATTAGAGCAGTGTTTGGCTGATCTAAAGAAGCAGGGGATCGTTGGTGTCCATCTGATTACCCAAAGCGAGGGCGCTTTACCCGCATTTTATAGTAAGTATGGCTTTACCAAAGAGAATGTCGTTATGCTGATGGGAAAGTCATTCAAGTAATCGTGCGTAAACACGATTATTTTTGAGATGAACCGATTACGGAGTCTGATCCTAGCAATCGGGCGATCTTATAGGCATAAGGGGCTTTCAATAATTCCATTATATAGGCTATTTAAAAGCCTAAGTTTCAATCAAAAAGGTGATGAATGGAGAACGCATTCATCACCTTTTTTTCACTAACGCTCTTTAAGAACATGAATAGTAGAGATGCCATATTTCTTTAAAATCGCGATTGTTTGCGCATTGATGACTTCCCCCGGGACAATTGGTAAAATAGCTGGCGGACAGCCAATATGACAGCGCACGCAAATGCGTCCGATACATTTGTCATCGACAGTGACTTCCTCTTCTAAAGCAAAAAGAAGTTCATAAGGCTGATACTTTACTTCTGGAAGGTCTGTTTTGAAACTTTCTTCTTTGTTTTGAAGATATTTTTCATCATGAGATAATAAAGTAAAGGCGCGTTTAATGCGCCACAGATCGTCATCACTATTAAGCGGTGATAACATCATCACGACAAAGTCTGGATCGGCATATTCACATTCAATATGTAAAGCGGTTAATGCCTGCATCAATGATGCGCCCTGATGAGGGACGGAGATGGTGATTTTTAATGGTTCACTTTCTCGTAAATGAAAACCTAAGGATTTGATCTCTTGTTTTAATGTATTGACTTTTAAAGCAAATTGTTTATAAGCATCAGGATGGGTGATCAGCCACTTATTAACTTTGTCCATGGATTCCATAATCAGATAAGAAGGGCTGGTTGAGCCAAACATCACGCTGTCATCTCTTACTCTTGAAGAGAGCTGTAAAAGCATCTGCGGCGCCTGTTTACTGATATGAAGATAAGCGGCGCCGGTAAGGGCTGGTAAGGTTTTATGGGCAGAATCGCAGGCTAAATCTGCGCCGGCATCAAGCGGATGCATAAAGGGGGCATTCATGAATTTAAGATAAGCGCCATGGGCATTATCGACAAGTAGCAGGATATGATGCTGATGGCATATTTTAGCGAGGCTTTGGATATCAAGGATATTTCCAAGATAGTCAGGACTCGTCAGATAAAGAGCGCAAGGACGTGTTTCTAAAGTAGAAAGTGTTTCTTTTAGGGCATTAGGAGTGATCTTACATTCACATAAGGAATCATGATCTAAGCCATTTAACCACTTAATGTCAAATTTTAATAACTCTGCGGCATGGATGAAGGTCTTATGCGCATTACGGCCCGCTAAAATCAGGGGACGATTCGTGTGGCTTTGGTAATGATAGGCGCAGGCTAAAGCGCACATCGTTTTGATGCACTGGGAAGAGCCGCCCGCCGCATAATAGGTATGATAAGAATCAAAGAGCGCGGTGGCGATCTCTTCGCTTTGTAATAGGATGCCTTCTGCTTCATAGAGGGAATCAGCGCCGGTGATTTCGGTAAGATCATGGGCATAGATGGCCTCGTGCTGATGGGTGGGATCGATCCCTTTATGACCAGGCATATGAGCGCGAACAGGCTTACTTTCCAGATAGTCTTCGATAAAGTCGGCTACGGGGGTATAGGTTTTATGGACTTTCAATGTCATCATCCTTTCGATAGTCTAATGAAAACTACCAAAAGATTTTCTTTTGGTAGTTTAACTGATATTTTAATTTGCACAATCATCAGATGAGCAATCACTGCAGTCATCATCAGCTAAGTTGCCTTCGCCAACAGAGAAGTTCGCTGAGGTATAGCCGTGTCTGACGGAACCATCGATGCCTTCTAAGTCTTCGGCCACTTGCAGCATGATTGCACATTCCATACGCTTACGGAATAATTCACAGCCATATTCATAGATGCCTTTGACACTGCCGGTCGCATGGTAGGCATTGGCTGCGCAGCCGCCGGAACAGTACAGTTTTGCCCAGCAGTCCTGACAGTCAGGACGCGCATACGCGTTGCAGCAGCGGAAATCTTCCTGCACTTCATGATTAGTCACACCGTGGTAGATATCCCCTAATTTGAATTTTTCTTCACCCACGAACTGATGGCAAGGGTATAAGTCACCCCAAGGGGTTACGGCCATATATTCCGTTCCCGAGCCGCAGCCGGAAATACGTTTATAAATACAAGGTCCTGATTTAAGATCGATCATATAGTGATAGAAGGTAAAGCCTCTTCCTTCCCGATCCCTTTTCAACATTTCTTTAGCTAGTAATTCATACTGCTCTTTAATGACTGGTAAGTCTTCTTTCGTTAAAGCGAGAGGATCATCAGGTTTTGAGACCACTGGTTCCATTGATAATTCGGTGAAGCCAAGATCAGCCATATGTAACACATCTTTTGTGAAGTCCGTATTGTTATGGGTGAAAGTGCCTCGCATATAATAGTTCTTGCCGCCGCGGGCTTTCACAATTTTCTGGAATTTAGGAACAATCTGATCATAGCTGCCATGACCTTTATAGTCTACGCGAGTACGATCATGAACTTCCTTACGGCCATCTAATGAGAGCACCACGTTGCTGATCTCTTTATTACAGAAATCGATCACGTCATCATCAATGAGCATGCCGTTAGTTGTTACGGTAAAACGAAAATGTTTCCCAGCTTCTTTTTCTTTCGCGCGGGCATAAGCCACAATCTGTTTACAGACATCCCAGTTTAAAAGGGGTTCACCGCCAAAGAAGTCGACTTCTAAGTTACGTCGTGAACCAGAGTTTTCAATTAAGAAATCAATGGCGCGTTTCCCGACGTCTAAGCTCATTAAGGCTTTTTCACCATGGTATTTCCCTTGACTGGCAAAACAGTATTCACAGTTTAAATTACAGGTATGGGAAACATGTAAACATAAGGCTTTGATCACCCCAATATTTCTTTTCTTGAATTCCCCAGCAAGGGGTTCATAAGTATCTGGGGTAAATAATTTATGATTATTTTTTAAGGTTGTAATATCTTCAATGCAATAGTGAATATCTTCGGGAGTTACATCGGGTCTGTCCCCATATTTCTCCATGATTGCCTTCACGATTTCTTCTTCCGGGTGATCAGGATACATGGCAATGATGTCATAAGCGACATCATCAACGGAATGTACTGAACCTGAGCACGTATCGAGAACAATGTTGTAATTGTTCAATTTATACTGATGTACCATTTATAATTCACTCCATTTGTTTATTTTTTTCATAATTGTCTGGTTAGACAATAAAAGAACCGCCTTAGCGGCGGTATCAGAAATGTGCCTAAAGACAACTATTACTTCGTTTTTTCACACTGCTGGTTAGCAACACCGCAGCTTGTTTTACAAGCACTCTGGCATGAAGTCTGGCATTCGCCGCATCCGCCAGTTTTTGCACTTGCGCAAAGGTCTTTAGTTTCAAGAGTTTTAATTCTATTCATAATGATTCTCCTCCTCATTTAGAATTTAATCTTTCACAAGAATTGTAGCACATAATGATATTCCAGACAATACACAACTCGGTGATGACAATTGAGTTTGTAGATCATGTCTTTGCTGATAGGACTCTGCATATGGCTTATATTTCAAAAGGTATAGACGATCGGATAAGTGTATGACTGTTGCAAAGTTTGATAAATATTTGCTTACTTAATGAGCAATGTGATGAAATCCCCGCTAAAACAATTTGTTTTGCTTACGATGATCTGAAATTTATAAAATATCCAGCCACTTTTGTCGAGCGTGAAGAATTCGATGAATGACAATTGTTTTGTTTTCTTTATGAACTTTATAGAAGATGATATAGTTTTTCACAAGACATTTTCTAAAATCTTTACATTTAAGATAAGGATCATCAACGCGTTCATAACGTTGAGGCATACTAAATAAGCCTAAGATCGTATTTTCTGTGTCATTAAGTAATTCGTCTGCAATACACGGCGCATCCAAATTGTGAGTGATATAACGCAAGATACCTTTTAAATCCTTTTGATAGGCTTCAGAGACAATAATTTTATAATTGTCCATTTTTTAAGTCCTCTCTTAAGCTTTTCATAGAATCTTCAAAACTTAAGGTACGACCATTTGTAAAATCGGCTTCACTTTGCTGTAAAAGCTGATAGAGTTCATATCTACTCATAAATTCGTTATACAGTTCAATGCTCATAACAGCAAGATCCCCACGACCGTTCTTAGTAATAAATACAGGTTCACTGGTTTCGTGGCAAAAGGAAGAAATTTCATTGTAATTATTACGTAAATCTGTACTTGACTTAATGTTTGGCATAAGAGCACCTCCCTTAATCTAAAGAAATTATATCATTATATCTTTAGATGATCAATTATTGAAGAGAGGGTGATTTCCGAAATTCCAGTTAGAAGTGAATTCTATCATTCATTTCTCAATCCTTATTTTTAAATGCGATATCATTATTATGTCAAAGTGTTAAACTCGATTCGATTTGAAGGTAAGGACAAAAAAGATGGTGAGTTATGGTCTGGAAAAGCTTCTCATCATCTCTCTAACAAGACGATGAAGAAAAAGATAAGTCCCCACAAGTGAGGACTTTGAATGTTAATAACGACAAGCAAATTTTAAAGTCTTTTTCTTGCCATCAAAGGTGAAGACAAAGCGATAGTTTTTCACGTGATCGACATTTTTATAAGGCATGGAAAATAAGTCAAAGCCATAACCAACGGCATCATACTTCTTTAAAGCTTGATCAGAAACAGTAATGCGACGATATTTGCTTTGCATATTAAAACTGCCTTTCTTCATCAGCTTTTGATCACCATACAGTGCCACATTTAAATGTTTGACCTTACGTAAATCAATCTTGTATCTAGTCTTAAACTGGCGCACATAGAAGTTGACTTGATAGGTATCACGTTTCTGATAGTTTTTTGTCTTCGCTAGGATAATCGCTTCATTATGATAAAGCAGTTTGGTCTTTTTACGCTTTTCTTTTAACGCTGGGGGTGTATAGGTATCTTCATTAATATGTTTGATACCCTGGGCATGATTATTCTTTAAAAAAATGCCTCCCACCATTAAAAAACTAAGAACTAAAGCTAATAATTTTTTCATATAATCGCCTCCTAAGGTTATTGTAGTAAATAAAATATAAATTTGTGTACTAAAATTCTTAATAATGCTTAAGATATTTCAAAAGGACCAAAAATAGTCATATAATAAGTAGAGAAAGAAGGGATCTTATGGGGGATTACATTATTTATATGGGCGTGATCGATCAGGACATTAAACATATTTTAGCGCATGATCATTTGATGATGAGGCCGGTTTCTAAGGAAAACATCGCATCATGTTTACAGGATCATCCTTTGCTTTGCCTTTGTGTGAATCAGGATGTGAAAGTCATTCAGATGATCAGAGCTCTCTCTTTTGTGCCCTTACTTGTTTTAACATCTCAATGTGATGGCAAAATCATTCATGATTATTATGAAGCGGGTGCGGATGAAGTGGTATCTTCATCCATCCATCCATCCTTGCTTGTCAGATCAAAGCCTTTATCAGACGTACTCGTGACTATCGATTGTATCAGGAATACTTAATTGCTGGGTCATTAAAGATTTCTTACTTTGAGCAGGTGGTGATTAAAGAGGAAAAAAGGATTGCGCTTACCTATAAAGAACACCAGGTACTGCTTTATTTTGCAAAGCATCAGGGAGAAATCATCTCTTTATGTGAGTTATGTGAAGAGGTTTGGCATAAACATTATTATAAAAGTGATAGCTACACGATCATGACATGTATCCGTCATTTAAGAGATAAGATTGGGGAGGATCTCATTATTACAATTTATGGGCAGGGCTATGTATTGAAGGTATAGCTTGAGGAAATATGAAGATATTGTATAATAATGCAAAAAGGAGAATTTTATGAACTATCCTCAAATCATAGAAACCAAACGTTTCCTATTAAGACCATGGGAAGAAAAAGATGCCACGCTGTTGTATCAGTATGCCTCAGATCCTGCGATTGGGCCACGCTGCGGCTGGAAAGTGCATACATCGCTTGATGAGTCACGCCTTACGATCAAACAGGTTTTACAGGTGCCTGGCACTTATGCAATCACATTAAAAGAAGGAACACTTATTGGCTGTATCAGCTATAAAGAGACAAAGGATGCTGATGCATTAGAAATCGGCTGCTGGTGTGCACCTGCATACTGGGGGCATGGCTACATGCCGGAAGCGGTGAATGCTTTAGTAGAAAGGGCTTTTAAGCAGGAGATAAAAGCTTTACGCTATTGCTTTAAAAAAGACAATAAACAATCACAGCGTGTTGCGGAAAAGTGCGGTTTTGTCTTTGAGCATGAAGAAGAGACATACATGCCTTTGATTGATGAAACATGGGATTTAGTCGTGATGTATAAAAGGAGATAAAGCAATGAAACATTTAAGAAAAGATCATTCTTCACAGCTGATTTTTATGACAGCTGATCAGAGATTAGCGATTGATGAAAATATTATTGAGGAAATCTTTGGTCGAGATGAAGTTGAAAATCAGACCTGGATTGGTTTAACTGAAGATTATAATGATTTAGATGGTCCTTTTGATGCGATCAATCCTGTTTTTATCAATAGTGAAACCTATTTAAAAGACTTCTGTTTTTATCGCGGGAAAAGTTCTCATCAGGATGTTCTTGAAAAGATGATCGCTTTCTTTGAGGAGGCGAAAGCGCACCATCAAAAGATTCAGGCCTTAGAAATAGGAGAATGATATGATGACAATCATGATTATTGAAGATGAAGAAATGATTCGTGAAGAACTTTCTTCTTTATTAGAAAGTGCAGGGTATAGTGTGATTGCGCCAACGGATTTTCAGAATGTCACGAAGCAGGTATTAGACGTAAAACCAGACTTGCTGTTATTAGATATTCAGCTGCCGGGGGTGAATGGGGAAGTCGTGTTAAAAACCATTCGGGAACATTCCTCTTTACCAGTCATTATGGTCACAAGTCGTAATACTGAGATTGATGAAGTGCTATCGATGAGTTATGGGGCTGATGATTATATCACCAAACCTTATAATCCAACATTACTGTTATTACGAGTACAGGCAGTTTTAAAAAGAACTCAGAATGTGAAAAATGAAGAGATCACGTATGAAGATATTCATGTTGATATGAAAAAAGGGGTCTTAAAGACAGGAGACCATGAAGAAGTGTTAACGAAAAATGAAATGCTGATATTTTCATATTTATTAAATCATCGCCAGGGCATTGTCTCACGTGATGAACTGATGACCACTTTATGGGATCATAAGGAATATATCAGTGATAATGCCTTAACGGTCAATATCTCCCGTTTACGTAAGAAGCTCAAGAACTTAGGCCATGAAAATGCTATTGAAACCCGTAAAGGGCAGGGGTATATCTTGGCATGAAACGTTATCTCTTAGATCATCTCGTTTCGCTTATCATTGTGATCCTAATGATGGCTTTAAGTTACTTTATGGCTGATGCTTTTCAAACTTCAAGGCAGTTTATTTATGGGATGTTAGTGGTGGAAGGGATAGGCTGTTTGAGTCTTTTTCTCTATGACTTTTTACGGAAACATTTCTTTTATCAGGACTTACATAACAAACTTACCCATTTAGATCAAAAGTATTTACTCAATGAAATGTTAGAGCGTCCCCGCTTTTATGAAGGACAGGTGCTTTATGACACCCTCTATCAGGCTAATAAATCGATGAATGAACACTTAGCAGAATATGAACGTGAACTGACTGATTATAAAGACTTTATTGAAATGTGGATTCATCAGGTCAAAACCCCCATTGCCTCGTTATCTCTCTTATTACATCATGAACATAATCAGAAAGCTTTAACCCAGTTAAATCGGATTGAGAATTATACCAGTCAGGTGCTTTATTACATTCGTTCTCAGTCAAAAACCAAAGACTATCTCATCAAAGAGGTGAATCTTAGTGATGTGGTCAATCATGTTCTTGTCCGTAATAAAGATGATTTATTAGCTTATGGTTTTGACTTTCAGATTGACCCTTTAGATGTTAATGTTTATAGCGATGCCAAATGGTTAGAATTCATTTTAGATCAGATTGTCTCTAATGCCATTAAATATCGTAAAGAGCATCCTGTCTTAAAGATTTATACCAAAGAAGATCAGGATCATCTCTCCTTAATGATTGAAGATCATGGCCTTGGTATTAAAGCCAGTGATCTGCCTCAGGTCTTTAAAAACTCTTATACCGGTTATAATGGTCATATCGAATCGAAGGCGACCGGCATGGGCTTATTTATTGTGAAAAAGCTTTGTGATGCCTTAGGTCATCAGGTATCAATTGATTCTAAGGAAGGATCTTATACGATTGTCACCATAACCTTTGGCAAACATGATTATTTTATAAATTAAGCTGTTTACCCGCATGGGCAAACAGCTTTTTTACGATAATTGCTTAAACCATTTGGCCAGGTGCTGATACTCAGATTCTAGGCAAATACAGTAGAAATCCATATGGGCGTCTTCATCCGCAAAAGGAATCGAAAATCGATGGCGACGCATTCCTAGAATACGTATTGATAAATCGGTGGAGAAGGTTGGAAGAGAGGATGTATCAGCTACTTCGATCAGGGATTCAGAGCCGGAGAGTAAAAGGAATTTAGATTGTGGCATATGTTTTCTGACAATCGCATCCCAGACCCCAACTTCAGAAACCATCAAAAAGCTTTCGCCATTCATCTGTGCAAAAGTGACACTATTTTCATAAGCATACTTATGCTCTGATACGAGGCAGGCACACAGCTGCTCAGAGCCGCAATGTTTAGAATAATAAAGTTCATCCTCAAGGGGATGTGTAAGGATGATCATTTGATAGGTTTTGTTATTGAGACCTGTGAGCAGGGACTGCTCATCAGCCATTTCTGTAGATATGGCCATTTGCGTGAAGGCTGCTGTCAGTTTTGGGGTTAATTCCAGCAGTGGTCCCGGAGCGCAGGAGCCAACGGTGATCGTTTTATGGCGACGATCGGTCAGCCGTACCTGCTCTTCCATGGCTTCCTGCATCCGCAAGATATTTTCAGCATATTCCGCTGCCACTTTTCCCGTCTCATTAAGATATAGTCGCTTTTTCTCCCGCGCAAACAGTTTCACACCAAATTCTTCTTCAAGTTTATGCATCGATCTCGTGAGCGTGGGCTGAGTGAGATGCAGGGCTTGGGCTGCCTCAGAGAGAGTGCGATGCTTTTTGAAAGCCACAAGATGTTCTAAAAGATATGTATCAATCATAATAACCTTCCTGTAAATATACGTGATACGTATATTATAATACGAAAGTTCAATTTTACAATACAGTAATATCGGGATAAGATGTAGCTGTAAAGATAAATGAAATTTATAAAAGAAAGGAAGATAAAAAGATGCAGACACTTATTGCATACTTCTCTTGGAGTGGTCATACAGTAAAAATCGCAAAAAAGATCGCTGCTGAGACGGACGCAGATTTGTTTAGAATTGAACGTCAAGTGCCTTATAGCCAAGACTATGAGACATGTGCCTATAAAGAAGCTAAAGAAGAAATTGATCAAAAGGTCAGACCGGAGATTAAGACACCGCTGCCAGATATTCAAAAATATGACAATATCATTGTGGCGTTTCCTATCTGGTGGTATACCTCACCGCTGCCGGTATGGAAATTTTTAGAATCGTATCCGGATTGGAAAGGGAAAAAGATTTATCTTTTTGCTAATTCTTATACCGATGACTATACATATATGGAAAATGCCTTAAAAGATGCTCGGTCTTCAGTTAAAAATGCCAAAGTGGAAGCGGGACTCTTTAATCAGGAAATAGAAAAATTAGATGAATGGTTAATTGAAAGACATTTGAAATAGGAGGATTAAAAAATGGAATATGTTACATTAAACACAGGGGCTAATATGCCATTAGAAGGATTTGGGGTTTTTCAGATTCCTGATCTAAAAGAATGCGAAGAGGTAGTGTATAACGCGATTAAGACTGGCTATCGTTTATTAGATACGGCTGCTGCATATGGAAATGAAGAAGCTGTTGGCAAGGGCGTTGATCGGGCCATCGCAGATGGCTTCACGACGCGTGAAGAACTCTTTATCACGACGAAAGTATGGGTTACTGATATGAAGAGTGAAGAAGCTGCTTACGAAGCTGTTAAAACATCTCTTAAAAAATTAAATATGGATTACGTTGATCTGATTCTCTTACATCAGCCCATGAGTGATTACTTTGCGGCTTATCGCGGCATTACGAAAGCATACAAAGAAGGTTTAACCAAAGCGATTGGTGTCGCTAACTTTTATCCAGCCATTCTCGCTAACCTTTGCAAAACTGTTGATGTTATTCCAGCGGTTAACCAGATTGAGCTTCATCCTTACTTTGCGCAGGAAGCAGCTTTGGAAAATATGAAGGCTTATGGTATTGTACCTCAGGCATGGGCACCTTTAGCGGAAGGAAAACATGGTATCTTCACTGATCCTGTGTTAACCGAAATTGGTAAGAAATATCATAAGAGTGCCGCTCAGGTTGCTTTAAAGTGGAATGCGCAGCGGGGTGTATCCATTATTCCTAAGTCAGTCCATGTAGAAAG harbors:
- a CDS encoding DUF1016 N-terminal domain-containing protein is translated as MNIVNMQKNQEMMKNIKDIKAIIDDAKKHKDKHALTLRNWLLGKTLVEKEFIKQFHQEGLYYLSHELMRVYGEGFQIEFLLNCIHFYKLFPQFSKDYALKKPLLSWPHYQLLLQVYDQKQRAWYEQKALIRQWDTRSLHWNILIDYYAQAHNRSPQREESVPSHLYDETINYESEENNLNILSAFLQNLND
- a CDS encoding MATE family efflux transporter, with protein sequence MDIQNFRKAVFAIAIPVALQSMLQSSFSMIDQVMVGQLGKKAIAGVEIAGKPAFIYAFIVNAICTIAGIMIAQYIGQKDHLSEEKAITVNGLVTIVFGFLFTAISLGFTRPFLHLFTKDEQVIREGMKYLRIIGYSYIPLGLTSLLAVPIRTHGKSPWPLYVSILSAIINTSLNYVLIFGHFGMPQLGITGAAIASVISQLVSMILLTFLFLKLYGAFHPSLALGKKRTKQYIKMLAPVVLSEFLWTLGQSMNTFVYGHMGTSELAGMSLTGPVQGMLIGALSGLSQAAGILIGQSLGEKHYEEAYHHSKTLMRYGFIGSAVLAVALLIFRTPYVGIYQVDHHVQSIGSSLLLVFAFLMPIKVENMILGGGIIRSGGLTHYIMFIDTIGTWGVGVPLALLSGLVFHLPIVSVYLILSQEEVVRLIISIIIFRSKKWMHTIN
- a CDS encoding GNAT family N-acetyltransferase, with the protein product MAIQPLNKAHSTLYGQIYADAFNGSPWYDHWQVADAIIHVEELIHTPTVYGLEYVANGEVAGFILGSSMLFSYGRFFEINDLAVAPAYQHQGIGRALLEQCLADLKKQGIVGVHLITQSEGALPAFYSKYGFTKENVVMLMGKSFK
- a CDS encoding aminotransferase class V-fold PLP-dependent enzyme codes for the protein MMTLKVHKTYTPVADFIEDYLESKPVRAHMPGHKGIDPTHQHEAIYAHDLTEITGADSLYEAEGILLQSEEIATALFDSYHTYYAAGGSSQCIKTMCALACAYHYQSHTNRPLILAGRNAHKTFIHAAELLKFDIKWLNGLDHDSLCECKITPNALKETLSTLETRPCALYLTSPDYLGNILDIQSLAKICHQHHILLLVDNAHGAYLKFMNAPFMHPLDAGADLACDSAHKTLPALTGAAYLHISKQAPQMLLQLSSRVRDDSVMFGSTSPSYLIMESMDKVNKWLITHPDAYKQFALKVNTLKQEIKSLGFHLRESEPLKITISVPHQGASLMQALTALHIECEYADPDFVVMMLSPLNSDDDLWRIKRAFTLLSHDEKYLQNKEESFKTDLPEVKYQPYELLFALEEEVTVDDKCIGRICVRCHIGCPPAILPIVPGEVINAQTIAILKKYGISTIHVLKER
- the scfB gene encoding thioether cross-link-forming SCIFF peptide maturase encodes the protein MVHQYKLNNYNIVLDTCSGSVHSVDDVAYDIIAMYPDHPEEEIVKAIMEKYGDRPDVTPEDIHYCIEDITTLKNNHKLFTPDTYEPLAGEFKKRNIGVIKALCLHVSHTCNLNCEYCFASQGKYHGEKALMSLDVGKRAIDFLIENSGSRRNLEVDFFGGEPLLNWDVCKQIVAYARAKEKEAGKHFRFTVTTNGMLIDDDVIDFCNKEISNVVLSLDGRKEVHDRTRVDYKGHGSYDQIVPKFQKIVKARGGKNYYMRGTFTHNNTDFTKDVLHMADLGFTELSMEPVVSKPDDPLALTKEDLPVIKEQYELLAKEMLKRDREGRGFTFYHYMIDLKSGPCIYKRISGCGSGTEYMAVTPWGDLYPCHQFVGEEKFKLGDIYHGVTNHEVQEDFRCCNAYARPDCQDCWAKLYCSGGCAANAYHATGSVKGIYEYGCELFRKRMECAIMLQVAEDLEGIDGSVRHGYTSANFSVGEGNLADDDCSDCSSDDCAN
- the scfA gene encoding six-cysteine ranthipeptide SCIFF, whose product is MNRIKTLETKDLCASAKTGGCGECQTSCQSACKTSCGVANQQCEKTK